One window of Hymenobacter sp. BRD128 genomic DNA carries:
- a CDS encoding FG-GAP-like repeat-containing protein, with product MRRSFLLAGLLVGVATGAARAQAPSSQFGFTFGSVAKIVQGTDTLAQAWTGGLNTPQFSTIDLNGDGQPDLFAFDRETARCYTFLSVAGASGRRWQYAPDYESLFPSDLSGWALLRDYDCDGRADLFTYASGGDIRVFHNVANASGRPTFTLANNQLSFPVANGYISNLNIGSYNTPSIQDVNGDGRLDILTYDFVGSTVLELYLNASTGACGGISSFTQSTNYWGQLQACAGTCASYQPAGSTACAVYKVQHSPGHSVLFIDLNGDGKLDVLDGRDNCPQLTQLLNSGASTVAGLVAASGVSSAFPSAAAPVNLPVFPAPYSFDANFDGVPDLVVAPNMTDNSLDRVSMRHSIRLYQNAATSAAAVPSFSLANDGFLQNDMLDASEGSVPAFADIDGDGLTDLLVGNQADLVNGYYRASIYYYRNVGTARRPVFRLVTDDYLGLAAAAARTPSVKFESLRPALADVNRDGAPDLVYSVYNGTTNQLRYILNAARAGQAVSFDPSRASYFKPQGAAGTGVLPARQGDTPCFFDVDGDGYMDLLLGTNDTQEAGGSLRYFRNQGAAAGGNVDNLFVLANNNYGQLLDAGSRPPYLAPAVADFDGDGRADLLVLDGKGAVTLYSAFQGQSGTFLGTNELFLNNFTNQYEPARLGKGYVLRFAAAAADLNQDGAPELYVGTETGGLVSYLTRNRTVLAARPGAATALALSLYPNPATGAATVETAQPTSLRLYDLAGRLVRTDAQLARTRQLDLHRLAPGLYVVQATAADGTTTSQRLAVGR from the coding sequence ATGCGGCGTTCTTTTCTTTTGGCAGGGCTGCTGGTAGGGGTGGCTACGGGCGCGGCGCGGGCGCAGGCGCCGAGCTCGCAGTTTGGCTTCACCTTCGGGAGCGTGGCCAAGATTGTGCAGGGCACCGATACGTTGGCCCAGGCCTGGACGGGCGGCCTCAACACGCCGCAGTTCAGCACCATCGACCTCAACGGCGACGGCCAGCCCGACCTCTTTGCCTTCGACCGCGAAACGGCGCGCTGCTACACCTTTCTGAGCGTGGCCGGGGCTAGCGGCCGGCGCTGGCAGTACGCGCCCGACTACGAGTCGCTTTTCCCGAGTGACCTCTCGGGCTGGGCCCTGCTGCGCGATTATGACTGCGACGGCCGCGCCGACCTCTTCACCTACGCTAGCGGCGGCGACATTCGGGTATTTCACAACGTGGCCAATGCCAGCGGCCGGCCCACATTTACGCTGGCCAACAACCAGTTGTCGTTTCCGGTGGCTAATGGCTACATCAGCAACCTCAACATTGGCTCGTACAACACGCCCAGTATTCAGGATGTGAACGGCGATGGCCGGCTCGACATTCTGACCTACGACTTTGTGGGCTCGACGGTGCTGGAGCTGTACCTCAACGCCAGCACCGGCGCGTGCGGCGGCATCAGCTCGTTTACGCAGAGCACCAATTACTGGGGCCAGCTCCAGGCCTGCGCCGGCACGTGCGCCTCGTACCAGCCGGCGGGCAGCACGGCCTGCGCGGTCTACAAGGTACAGCACAGCCCCGGCCACAGCGTGTTGTTTATCGACCTGAACGGCGACGGCAAGCTCGACGTGCTGGATGGCCGCGACAACTGCCCGCAGCTCACGCAGCTGCTCAATTCGGGTGCCTCGACGGTGGCGGGGCTGGTGGCGGCGAGCGGGGTGAGCAGCGCCTTTCCGTCGGCCGCCGCGCCGGTGAACCTGCCGGTGTTTCCGGCGCCGTATTCGTTCGATGCCAACTTCGACGGCGTGCCCGACCTGGTGGTAGCGCCCAACATGACCGACAACTCGCTCGACCGCGTGAGCATGCGCCACAGCATCCGGCTCTACCAAAACGCGGCGACCAGCGCCGCGGCCGTGCCCAGCTTCAGCCTAGCCAACGACGGCTTTCTGCAAAACGACATGCTCGATGCGAGCGAGGGCAGCGTGCCGGCCTTCGCCGACATCGACGGCGACGGGCTGACCGACCTGCTGGTGGGCAACCAGGCCGACCTCGTAAATGGCTACTACCGCGCCAGTATCTACTACTACCGCAACGTGGGCACGGCCCGCCGCCCGGTGTTCCGGCTCGTGACGGACGACTACCTGGGGCTAGCCGCCGCGGCCGCGCGCACGCCCAGCGTCAAGTTTGAGAGCCTGCGCCCGGCCCTGGCCGACGTGAACCGCGACGGCGCCCCCGACCTCGTGTATTCGGTGTATAACGGCACTACCAACCAGCTGCGCTACATCCTGAACGCGGCCCGGGCCGGCCAGGCCGTGAGCTTCGACCCTAGCCGGGCCAGCTACTTTAAGCCGCAGGGCGCGGCGGGCACCGGCGTGCTGCCGGCCAGGCAAGGCGACACGCCGTGCTTTTTTGACGTCGATGGCGATGGCTACATGGACCTGCTGCTCGGCACCAACGACACCCAGGAGGCGGGTGGCAGCCTGCGCTACTTCCGCAACCAGGGCGCGGCGGCCGGCGGCAACGTGGACAACCTCTTCGTGCTCGCCAACAACAACTACGGCCAGCTACTCGACGCCGGCAGCCGCCCGCCCTACCTGGCCCCGGCGGTGGCCGACTTCGACGGCGACGGCCGCGCCGACCTGCTCGTTCTCGATGGCAAAGGCGCGGTGACGCTCTACTCGGCTTTCCAGGGCCAGAGCGGCACTTTTTTGGGAACCAACGAGCTGTTTCTGAATAATTTCACTAACCAGTACGAGCCGGCCCGGCTGGGCAAAGGCTACGTGCTGCGCTTTGCCGCCGCCGCCGCCGACCTCAACCAGGACGGCGCGCCCGAGCTCTACGTGGGCACCGAAACCGGCGGCCTCGTGAGCTACCTCACGCGCAACCGCACGGTGCTGGCCGCCCGCCCCGGCGCGGCCACCGCGCTGGCCCTCAGCCTCTACCCCAACCCCGCCACCGGGGCCGCCACCGTCGAAACCGCCCAGCCCACCAGCCTGCGCCTCTACGACCTGGCCGGCCGCCTCGTGCGCACCGACGCGCAGTTGGCCCGCACGCGCCAGCTCGACCTGCATAGGCTAGCCCCCGGCCTCTACGTGGTGCAGGCCACGGCCGCCGATGGCACCACCACCAGCCAGCGGCTGGCGGTGGGCCGGTAG
- a CDS encoding amidohydrolase, giving the protein MNDLTVSLVQTTLHWHDPAANRAQFDDLLKSALHGPGITDLIVLPEMFTTGFSMEAAAQAERYPGPTLDWLRAQAARYDAVVTGSLLTQDGEGYYNRLLWVRPDGSHSAYDKRHLFRLAGEHEVYTAGTHRLLEEWRGWRIRPLICYDLRFPVWSRNSPHEPYDLLLYVANWPQARVEIWRTLLRARAIENMAYTLGVNRLGSDGKGLDYPGQSAVLNIHGEYLVQAGNLQTVLTHTLRAAPLQEMRQQLPFLLDADHFDLRDER; this is encoded by the coding sequence ATGAATGATTTAACGGTGTCTCTGGTCCAAACTACCCTGCATTGGCACGACCCGGCCGCCAACCGCGCGCAATTCGACGACCTGCTGAAATCGGCCCTGCACGGCCCCGGCATTACCGACCTGATAGTGCTACCCGAGATGTTCACCACCGGCTTTAGCATGGAAGCGGCTGCTCAGGCCGAGCGCTATCCTGGCCCTACCCTGGACTGGCTGCGCGCGCAGGCTGCCCGCTACGATGCCGTGGTGACGGGCAGCCTGCTGACTCAGGATGGCGAAGGATATTACAACCGCCTGCTGTGGGTGCGCCCCGACGGTAGCCACAGCGCCTACGACAAGCGCCACCTGTTCCGGCTGGCCGGCGAGCACGAGGTATACACGGCGGGTACGCACCGCCTGCTCGAAGAGTGGCGCGGCTGGCGCATCCGGCCGCTCATCTGCTACGATTTGCGCTTTCCGGTATGGAGCCGCAACAGCCCGCACGAACCCTACGACCTGCTGCTGTACGTGGCCAACTGGCCGCAGGCACGGGTCGAAATCTGGCGCACGCTGCTGCGTGCCCGGGCCATCGAAAATATGGCGTATACGCTGGGTGTCAACCGCCTGGGGAGTGATGGCAAGGGGCTGGACTACCCCGGCCAGTCGGCCGTGCTCAATATTCATGGCGAGTACCTGGTCCAGGCCGGCAACCTGCAAACCGTGCTCACGCATACGCTGCGGGCCGCCCCGCTCCAGGAAATGCGCCAGCAGCTGCCCTTCCTGCTCGATGCCGACCATTTCGACCTGCGCGACGAGCGCTAG
- a CDS encoding methionine aminotransferase: MIESKLPDVGVSIFARMTLLAQQAGAINLAQGFPDYDPPLALREALARRSLASGGHQYAPMPGLPRLRQAIGAQVGRLQADAPAPDPEQEITITAGATEALYSVLAAVVRPGDEVIILEPAYDLYGPAVRLQGGVPRYVRLPAPGFRPDWDAVRAAITGRTRLIMVNSPHNPSGAVFTAADWAALASLVEDAGLLVLSDEVYEHLVFDGVAPRSARQHPVLRARSFVVSSFGKTYHATGWKVGYCLAPPALTAELRRVHQFVTFAVSTPTQHALADVLEADPGDVHARSLAGFYQARRDEFAGLLAGAGWELWPVPGGYFQLAGYGQFSAQGDLAFAEELARTWGVAVVPVSAFYHDNFEAGLVRFCFAKESATLQAAARRLARLAG; this comes from the coding sequence ATGATAGAATCCAAGCTGCCCGATGTCGGCGTCAGCATTTTTGCGCGCATGACCTTGCTGGCCCAGCAAGCCGGGGCCATCAACCTGGCCCAGGGCTTTCCGGACTACGACCCGCCGCTGGCCCTGCGCGAGGCACTCGCGCGCCGCTCGCTGGCTAGCGGTGGCCACCAGTACGCCCCGATGCCGGGCCTGCCGCGCCTGCGCCAGGCCATCGGCGCGCAGGTGGGGCGGCTGCAAGCCGATGCGCCCGCGCCCGACCCCGAGCAGGAAATTACCATCACGGCCGGGGCTACCGAGGCGCTGTATAGCGTGCTGGCGGCCGTGGTGCGGCCCGGCGACGAGGTAATCATTCTGGAGCCGGCCTATGACCTCTACGGCCCGGCCGTGCGGCTGCAAGGCGGTGTGCCGCGCTACGTGCGCCTGCCCGCCCCGGGTTTTCGGCCCGACTGGGACGCCGTGCGGGCGGCCATCACCGGGCGCACCCGGCTCATTATGGTCAACTCGCCGCACAACCCGAGCGGGGCCGTATTCACCGCCGCAGACTGGGCCGCGCTGGCTAGCCTCGTCGAAGATGCCGGCCTGCTGGTGCTCTCTGATGAGGTGTATGAGCACCTGGTGTTCGACGGGGTGGCGCCGCGCAGCGCCCGCCAGCACCCGGTGCTGCGGGCGCGTAGCTTCGTGGTGTCGTCGTTTGGCAAAACTTACCACGCCACCGGCTGGAAGGTGGGCTACTGCCTGGCGCCGCCCGCCCTCACGGCCGAGCTGCGGCGGGTGCACCAGTTCGTGACCTTCGCCGTGAGCACGCCCACCCAGCACGCCCTGGCCGACGTGCTCGAAGCCGACCCAGGCGACGTGCACGCCCGCAGCCTGGCGGGCTTTTACCAAGCCAGGCGCGACGAGTTTGCGGGCTTGCTGGCCGGCGCGGGCTGGGAGTTGTGGCCCGTGCCGGGCGGCTACTTTCAGCTGGCTGGCTACGGGCAGTTCTCTGCCCAGGGCGACCTGGCTTTTGCCGAAGAGCTTGCTCGCACCTGGGGCGTGGCGGTGGTGCCAGTCTCGGCGTTTTACCATGATAATTTTGAGGCCGGACTGGTACGTTTTTGTTTCGCCAAAGAATCAGCCACTTTGCAGGCGGCGGCCCGCCGGTTGGCCCGGTTGGCCGGGTAG
- the msrA gene encoding peptide-methionine (S)-S-oxide reductase MsrA — protein sequence MSAVSGLGLLALVACGPQQPAQAQTKTPAAQAASTAGFAPKDLTGLAQATFAGGCFWAQEEAFEEIKGVKQVVSGYAGGTVPHPSYEQVAGQQTGHTETVNIYYDPKVISYQELANIFFTASHDPTQLNRQGPDTGPEYRSAAFYRTPEEKKIIDETIAKVNASKEYGGKIVTQVVPFTQFWPAEDYHQGYFRLNPDNPYIATVSAHKVEHVRQRFPQDLKPALPSL from the coding sequence TTGTCAGCCGTTTCTGGCCTAGGCCTGCTCGCCCTCGTGGCTTGTGGCCCGCAGCAGCCGGCCCAGGCACAGACCAAAACCCCGGCCGCTCAAGCGGCTTCTACGGCCGGCTTTGCGCCTAAAGACCTCACCGGGCTAGCCCAGGCCACCTTTGCCGGCGGCTGCTTTTGGGCGCAGGAGGAGGCTTTTGAAGAAATTAAAGGCGTGAAGCAGGTGGTGAGCGGCTACGCTGGCGGCACCGTGCCGCACCCCAGCTACGAGCAGGTGGCGGGCCAGCAAACCGGCCACACCGAAACGGTCAATATCTACTACGACCCCAAGGTGATTAGCTACCAGGAGCTGGCCAACATCTTTTTCACCGCCAGCCACGACCCTACGCAGCTCAACCGCCAGGGGCCCGATACTGGCCCCGAGTACCGCTCGGCGGCGTTTTATCGCACGCCCGAGGAAAAGAAAATCATCGACGAAACCATTGCCAAGGTCAACGCCTCGAAGGAGTACGGCGGCAAAATCGTGACCCAGGTAGTGCCCTTCACGCAGTTCTGGCCCGCCGAAGACTACCACCAGGGCTACTTCCGCCTGAACCCCGATAATCCCTACATCGCCACGGTGTCGGCCCACAAGGTAGAGCACGTGCGCCAGCGGTTTCCGCAAGATTTGAAGCCCGCGCTGCCTAGCCTCTAG
- the mutS gene encoding DNA mismatch repair protein MutS has translation MRQYYQLKTEHPGAVLLFRVGDFYETFGEDAVTAARILDITLTKRGAGTASEVALAGFPHHALDTYLPKLVRAGQRVAICDQLEDPKQAKGLVKRGITELVTPGVSLHDNTLERRQNNYLAAVHFGKTEGGISFLDISTGEFLAAQGTIEYLGKLLQNFRPAEVLFCKRSRADFEGYFGPDFCTYALDEWVFGPDYAHDTLTRHFRTTSLKGFGVDNLKEGVIAAGCILHYLAETKHTDIQHVASLGRLEEDKYVWLDRFTVRNLELVQAQHPGGVPLIDILDQTLTPMGARLLRKWVVLPLKEVSQIQRRLDTVAALVADPELLEEVQANLRPISDLERLISKVAVRRVNPRELLQLARALESIAPLREKLAASGVRALEKLADQLNPCASLRKEIQTKIRPDAPLLTNQGHVVLDGVDAELDELRGLAFSGKDFLLKMQQREQAATGISSLKVAYNKVFGYYLEVSNAHKNKVPAEWIRKQTLVNAERYVTEELKTYEEKILNAEEQLFVIESRIYQEVVLAALDFVSQVQQNARAIGVLDCLASFAATARQYRYARPTVNDGPTLDIKGGRHPVIERQLPPGESYIPNDLCLSQDDQQIVVITGPNMAGKSALLRQTALIVLLAQIGSFVPADEATIGIIDKIFTRVGASDNLSKGESTFMVEMTETASILNNLSNRSLVLMDEIGRGTSTYDGISIAWAIVEHLHNNPKARAKTLFATHYHELNQLADDCPRVRNYHVAVQEADGRVLFLRKLRPGGSEHSFGIHVARMAGMPPAVVLRANEIMHHLEQERTQTGLAEAVDPGAPTEFDEMLAGLDEQPKASQPRPRATTAVASAPKVQLSMFEPGDPALERLREQLASLDINTLTPIEALLKLQELKGLAGS, from the coding sequence ATGCGCCAGTACTACCAGCTTAAGACCGAGCACCCCGGCGCGGTGCTGCTGTTTCGGGTGGGTGATTTTTATGAAACCTTCGGCGAGGATGCCGTCACGGCCGCCCGCATCCTCGACATCACCCTCACCAAGCGCGGCGCGGGCACGGCCAGCGAGGTGGCCCTGGCCGGCTTCCCGCACCATGCCCTCGATACCTACCTGCCCAAGCTGGTGCGCGCCGGCCAGCGCGTGGCCATCTGCGACCAGCTCGAAGACCCCAAGCAGGCCAAGGGATTGGTAAAGAGAGGGATAACCGAACTCGTGACGCCCGGCGTGAGCCTGCACGACAATACCCTGGAGCGCCGCCAAAACAACTACCTGGCCGCCGTGCACTTCGGCAAAACGGAGGGTGGCATCTCGTTTCTCGACATCAGCACCGGCGAGTTTCTGGCCGCCCAGGGCACCATCGAGTACCTGGGCAAGCTGCTGCAAAACTTCCGGCCCGCCGAGGTGCTGTTTTGCAAGCGCAGCCGGGCCGACTTTGAGGGTTATTTTGGCCCCGATTTTTGCACCTACGCGCTCGACGAGTGGGTTTTTGGCCCCGACTACGCCCACGATACCCTCACGCGGCACTTCCGCACCACCTCGCTCAAGGGCTTTGGGGTCGATAACCTGAAGGAAGGCGTGATTGCGGCCGGCTGCATTCTGCACTACCTGGCCGAAACCAAGCACACGGACATTCAGCACGTGGCTAGCCTCGGGCGGCTCGAAGAAGATAAGTACGTGTGGCTCGACCGCTTCACGGTGCGCAACCTGGAGCTGGTGCAGGCCCAGCACCCCGGCGGCGTGCCGCTCATCGACATCTTGGACCAAACCCTGACGCCGATGGGCGCCCGCCTGCTGCGCAAGTGGGTGGTGCTGCCCTTGAAGGAAGTCAGCCAGATTCAGCGCCGCCTCGACACCGTGGCGGCCCTGGTGGCCGACCCCGAGCTGCTGGAAGAAGTGCAGGCCAACCTGCGCCCCATCAGTGATTTAGAGCGCCTTATCTCGAAAGTAGCCGTGCGCCGCGTGAATCCGCGCGAGTTGTTGCAGCTGGCTAGGGCCCTCGAAAGCATTGCGCCGCTGCGCGAAAAGCTGGCTGCCTCGGGCGTGCGCGCCCTCGAAAAGCTGGCCGACCAGCTCAATCCCTGCGCCTCGCTGCGCAAGGAAATTCAAACGAAAATCCGGCCCGACGCGCCGCTGCTCACCAACCAGGGCCACGTCGTCCTGGATGGCGTCGATGCCGAGCTGGACGAGCTGCGCGGGCTAGCCTTCTCGGGCAAGGATTTTCTGCTCAAGATGCAGCAGCGCGAGCAGGCCGCCACGGGTATATCATCCTTGAAAGTGGCTTATAACAAGGTGTTTGGCTACTACCTTGAGGTGAGCAACGCCCACAAAAACAAGGTGCCCGCCGAGTGGATTCGCAAGCAAACCCTGGTGAACGCCGAGCGCTACGTGACCGAGGAGCTGAAGACCTACGAGGAGAAGATTCTCAACGCCGAGGAGCAGCTCTTCGTTATCGAAAGCCGTATCTACCAAGAAGTTGTGCTGGCGGCGCTCGACTTCGTGAGCCAGGTGCAGCAGAACGCCCGCGCCATTGGCGTGCTCGATTGCCTGGCCTCGTTTGCGGCCACGGCGCGGCAGTACCGCTACGCTAGGCCCACCGTGAACGACGGGCCGACGCTGGATATCAAAGGCGGGCGCCACCCGGTGATTGAGCGGCAGCTGCCGCCCGGCGAAAGCTACATCCCCAACGACCTGTGCCTGAGCCAGGACGACCAACAAATCGTCGTCATCACCGGGCCGAATATGGCTGGTAAGTCGGCCCTGCTGCGCCAGACGGCGCTCATTGTGCTGCTGGCCCAGATTGGCTCGTTTGTGCCCGCCGACGAGGCCACCATCGGCATCATCGACAAGATTTTTACCCGCGTGGGGGCTAGCGACAACCTGAGCAAGGGCGAAAGCACCTTCATGGTGGAGATGACTGAAACGGCCAGCATCCTGAATAATCTCTCGAACCGCAGCCTGGTGCTGATGGACGAAATCGGGCGCGGCACCAGCACCTACGACGGCATCAGCATTGCCTGGGCCATTGTGGAGCACCTGCACAACAATCCCAAAGCACGGGCTAAAACGCTGTTTGCCACCCATTACCACGAGCTCAACCAGCTGGCCGACGACTGCCCGCGGGTGCGCAACTACCACGTGGCCGTGCAGGAGGCCGATGGCCGGGTGCTGTTTTTGCGCAAGCTGCGGCCGGGCGGTTCCGAGCACTCGTTCGGTATTCACGTGGCGCGCATGGCCGGCATGCCGCCCGCCGTGGTGCTGCGCGCCAACGAGATAATGCACCACCTTGAGCAGGAGCGCACCCAAACCGGCCTGGCCGAAGCCGTGGACCCGGGCGCGCCCACCGAGTTTGACGAAATGCTGGCGGGCCTTGATGAGCAGCCCAAGGCTAGCCAGCCCCGGCCCCGCGCCACCACGGCCGTAGCCTCGGCGCCCAAGGTGCAGCTCAGTATGTTTGAGCCCGGCGACCCGGCCCTGGAGCGCCTGCGCGAGCAGCTGGCTAGCCTGGATATCAACACGCTCACGCCCATTGAGGCGCTGCTGAAATTGCAGGAGTTGAAAGGGCTGGCCGGCTCTTAA
- a CDS encoding RNA methyltransferase, with product MRKLTMQELNRLPVADFKATAKSPVVLVLDNVRSLHNVGAVFRTADAFALAHIYLCGVTGRPPHREITKTALGSTESVAWTHTATTLEAAQQLVAAGYQLVAVEQTTGSVQLPQFQPRPGRPLALVLGNEVFGVDDEVLALCEVAIEIPQLGTKHSLNVSVAAGVVLWDVLSKLAVFG from the coding sequence ATGCGCAAACTCACGATGCAGGAGCTGAACCGCCTGCCGGTGGCCGATTTTAAGGCTACCGCCAAAAGCCCGGTAGTGCTGGTGCTCGACAATGTGCGCTCCTTGCACAACGTGGGCGCCGTGTTTCGCACCGCCGATGCCTTTGCGCTCGCCCACATCTACCTCTGCGGCGTTACGGGCCGGCCGCCGCACCGCGAAATAACCAAAACGGCCCTGGGCAGTACCGAATCGGTGGCCTGGACGCACACGGCCACTACCCTGGAGGCGGCGCAGCAGCTGGTGGCCGCCGGCTACCAGCTCGTAGCCGTGGAGCAAACGACCGGCTCGGTGCAGTTGCCACAGTTTCAGCCCCGCCCCGGCCGGCCGCTAGCCCTGGTGCTGGGCAACGAAGTATTTGGGGTTGATGATGAGGTGCTGGCCCTGTGCGAAGTGGCCATAGAGATACCCCAGCTCGGCACCAAGCACTCGCTCAATGTGAGCGTGGCGGCCGGCGTGGTGCTGTGGGACGTGCTGAGCAAGCTGGCAGTTTTTGGCTAA
- a CDS encoding M36 family metallopeptidase: MTLFSTRLGYRTLALAAALAVPGLASAQQGSPAVVAFAAKAKAQGLSAGDVANVLVTNSYTDASTGITHTYLQQRVNGLVVFNATGAVHTDPTGKVVFAAQDFVVNATAKAAPPTPSLTPEQAVVAAAVGLGLPRPVGLRTMVEAREADGLVFNNGGISDENIPVRLLYTRQGDKLVLTWNVTITQLNRQHSWNARVDAQTGRLVEHNDYVVSEAATFSEAVLRHQSRQSRAAFGPAAAPASVRSILSPSAAGSLTVYPVPLESPNSGSRQAVPLASANPTYSPYGWQVSLAPSGTFPDSYSLASSGKFLTRGNNVAAYDDNSNTVSGPGNANFKSPTSSPDGGPTLNFDFPFVQTDGARANLSASITNLFYWNNMVHDVMMAHGFNEVAGNFQYKNATGLGAGGDPVRAEAQDGSGRDNANFSITPDGTSGTMQMYLFDNIAGNKLVITGSSAGAGTYRFVSVAYGPSITKKPFTGNLVLVNDGVSADGGDHACASPFTNAAAVSGNIAFIQRGGCPQLQLNPKATNNFSDKIRRAQANGAVGVVLFDSVASTRYLSIGSPDTAGIRIPSVYITGADGFKLRSVLQSGGSLAVASATPGADFDGAFDNAVVSHEYGHGVTNRLTGGPANANCLIQTYTSNDNTLYTQVMGEGWSDFIGLWMTTQPGDIGSTPRYVASYLLGGTAATGPGLRTYPYSTNISVNPLTYGRVGSNATYSETHGLGEIWAETLWELNWQFINRYGYNADMFGTTGGNNQMLKLVLDGCKIQVCNPGFLDGRDALLRADTLTNRAANADIIWNVFARRGMGNTAVQGDRVNGTPRLTGIKEAFDLPPNVKPITLATQNGVTVSNALEAFPNPAQDRLTVRTQLASTVPMRVAVLDLLGKTVLSTTVPTAQMQHTGAELNTGGLATGLYVVRVTTSEGTYTTKVTIQH, from the coding sequence ATGACGTTGTTTTCTACCCGCTTGGGCTACCGCACGCTGGCTCTTGCTGCGGCCCTGGCAGTACCTGGGCTGGCGAGCGCGCAGCAGGGCAGCCCGGCCGTAGTGGCCTTTGCGGCCAAAGCCAAGGCGCAGGGCCTGAGTGCCGGCGACGTGGCCAATGTACTCGTCACCAACTCGTATACCGATGCCAGCACCGGTATCACCCACACCTACCTGCAACAACGGGTCAATGGCTTGGTAGTGTTTAACGCCACCGGGGCCGTGCACACCGACCCGACGGGTAAAGTAGTATTTGCCGCGCAGGACTTTGTGGTGAACGCCACGGCCAAGGCGGCGCCGCCGACGCCCTCCCTCACGCCCGAGCAGGCCGTGGTAGCCGCTGCCGTGGGCCTGGGGCTGCCCCGGCCGGTAGGCCTGCGCACAATGGTAGAAGCCCGCGAGGCCGATGGCCTGGTGTTCAACAACGGCGGCATTTCGGATGAAAATATTCCGGTGCGCCTCCTATACACGCGCCAAGGCGACAAGCTGGTGCTGACGTGGAACGTCACCATCACTCAGCTCAACCGGCAGCACTCCTGGAATGCCCGCGTGGATGCCCAGACCGGTCGCCTGGTGGAGCACAACGACTACGTCGTAAGTGAGGCGGCTACCTTTAGCGAGGCCGTGCTGCGGCACCAAAGCCGGCAGTCGCGGGCGGCCTTCGGGCCAGCGGCGGCCCCGGCTAGCGTGCGCAGTATTTTGAGCCCCAGCGCTGCTGGTAGCCTCACGGTATACCCAGTGCCGCTCGAATCGCCCAACTCGGGCAGCCGGCAGGCAGTGCCGCTAGCCAGCGCCAACCCGACGTACTCGCCCTACGGCTGGCAGGTGAGCCTGGCGCCGAGCGGTACGTTTCCCGATTCTTACTCGCTCGCCTCCAGCGGCAAGTTTTTGACCCGGGGCAACAACGTAGCCGCCTACGACGACAACAGCAACACGGTAAGTGGCCCCGGCAACGCCAATTTTAAATCGCCTACCAGCTCGCCCGATGGAGGCCCCACGCTAAATTTCGATTTTCCCTTCGTGCAAACCGACGGGGCGCGGGCTAATCTGAGTGCTTCCATTACCAATTTATTCTACTGGAATAACATGGTGCACGACGTGATGATGGCGCACGGCTTTAATGAGGTAGCGGGTAATTTTCAATACAAGAATGCCACCGGCCTCGGCGCGGGCGGTGACCCGGTGCGCGCCGAAGCCCAGGATGGCAGTGGCCGCGACAATGCCAACTTCTCCATTACTCCCGATGGTACCAGCGGCACCATGCAGATGTATTTGTTTGACAACATCGCTGGTAATAAGCTAGTTATCACTGGCTCAAGCGCGGGAGCCGGTACTTATCGGTTTGTGTCCGTCGCTTATGGACCTAGCATTACTAAAAAGCCCTTTACCGGCAACCTGGTGCTGGTCAATGACGGCGTATCGGCCGATGGCGGTGACCACGCCTGTGCCTCGCCTTTTACCAACGCTGCCGCTGTAAGTGGCAATATTGCCTTTATTCAGCGCGGCGGCTGCCCGCAGCTTCAGCTCAATCCTAAAGCGACCAACAACTTTTCAGATAAAATACGGCGGGCGCAGGCCAACGGTGCCGTTGGCGTAGTGCTGTTTGACTCGGTAGCTAGCACCAGATACCTCTCCATCGGCAGTCCGGATACCGCGGGCATTCGCATTCCGTCCGTCTACATCACCGGGGCTGATGGGTTTAAGCTACGGTCAGTTTTGCAAAGCGGGGGCAGCCTGGCGGTGGCATCGGCTACGCCGGGCGCCGACTTCGATGGGGCCTTCGACAATGCGGTAGTAAGCCACGAGTATGGGCACGGGGTAACCAACCGCCTCACGGGCGGCCCCGCCAACGCCAACTGCCTGATTCAGACATATACTTCTAACGACAATACGCTCTACACGCAAGTGATGGGCGAAGGCTGGAGCGACTTTATCGGCCTGTGGATGACGACGCAGCCCGGCGATATCGGGAGTACGCCGCGCTACGTCGCCAGTTACCTGCTTGGTGGCACGGCGGCCACCGGGCCGGGCCTGCGCACGTATCCGTACTCTACTAATATCAGCGTTAACCCCTTGACCTACGGCCGGGTGGGCAGCAATGCTACCTACAGCGAAACGCACGGACTAGGGGAAATATGGGCGGAGACACTCTGGGAGCTGAACTGGCAGTTTATCAACCGCTATGGCTACAACGCCGATATGTTTGGCACCACCGGCGGCAACAACCAAATGCTTAAACTGGTACTTGATGGCTGCAAGATTCAGGTGTGCAACCCTGGCTTTCTGGACGGGCGCGACGCCCTGCTCCGGGCCGATACGCTTACCAACCGCGCGGCCAACGCCGACATTATCTGGAACGTGTTTGCCCGCCGTGGCATGGGCAACACCGCCGTACAGGGCGACCGCGTGAATGGCACTCCCCGCCTCACGGGCATCAAAGAAGCGTTTGACCTGCCGCCCAATGTAAAACCCATCACCCTGGCTACCCAAAACGGCGTAACGGTGAGCAACGCGCTCGAAGCCTTCCCCAACCCGGCCCAGGACCGCCTCACCGTGCGCACGCAGCTAGCCAGCACGGTGCCCATGCGCGTGGCCGTGCTCGACCTGCTGGGCAAAACGGTGCTTTCGACCACCGTGCCCACTGCCCAGATGCAGCACACCGGCGCTGAGCTGAACACCGGCGGCCTCGCCACTGGCCTCTACGTGGTGCGCGTCACGACCTCGGAAGGCACCTACACTACCAAGGTGACCATTCAACACTAG